From a single Artemia franciscana chromosome 9, ASM3288406v1, whole genome shotgun sequence genomic region:
- the LOC136030784 gene encoding uncharacterized protein LOC136030784, protein MLYGAETWQASAVILKKIDIFHAKRLRRIEGLRWSDFVSNEKLLQLTEQFWFSTQAAKRTLRWFGHLLQMPPHLPAKRIYDFDPIKVGWKRPCGRPKKRWSDSLSEFLTMANIRQGEKETLTMDRSGRKRHTSLSTPSSAQQETYVK, encoded by the coding sequence ATGCTctacggagctgagacatggcaagcatcagctgtAATCCTCAAGAAAATAGACATATTTCATGCAAAGcgcctgaggaggattgagggcctacgatggtctgacttcgtcagcaatgaaaagcttctgcagctcacagaGCAGTTTTGGTTTTCTACTCAAGCAGCCaagcgaaccttacgatggttcgggcatctgcttcaaatgccaccacatctacccgcaaagaggatctatgacttcgaccctatcaaagttggttggaagcgaccttGCGGCCGACCGAAaaaacgttggtccgacagcctgtccgagttcttgacgatggcaaacatcagacagggcgaaaAGGAAACACTCaccatggaccgaagtgggcGGAAGAGGCatacgtcactctctacgccaaGCAGTGCCCAGCAGGAGACTTATGTCaagtaa